A DNA window from Chiroxiphia lanceolata isolate bChiLan1 chromosome 6, bChiLan1.pri, whole genome shotgun sequence contains the following coding sequences:
- the LOC116789014 gene encoding alpha-1-antitrypsin-like, producing the protein MKATLSLCFLVALLHLSVHSLTQTDHHSDQPNATEPQEQHSHEGDPLESCQRIVPSNTDFAFRFYRQATTQEPGKNIFFSPVSISAAFALLALGSRATSQAQVLEGLAFNLTNTREEEIHDGFRHLLLLLNRPGNQVQLSMGNTLFMDNHLKPLKTFLKDIKKLYRGNVVSSNFQNSTEAKKEINDHVKNETHGNIKQILKELDPNTLMVIVNYIYFKAYWENPFSIRGTHKDYFHVNAKTSVEVKMMTRDGFYKAYSDRKLSCKVVQIPYKGDVAALFILPNEGKMKQLERGLTKDTVSKWEKSLQRRRIEVHIPKLSVSGTYDLKKFLMNLGVIDVFSDQADLSGITGNLDAKVSKAAHKALLKIHENGTEAAAVTGIDFLPHSVPPIVKFNRPFLLLIVDQYTQSILFMGKIVNPTEK; encoded by the exons ATGAAGGCCACCCTCTCACTGTGCTTTCTGGTGGCCTTGCTTCACCTCAGTGTTCACAGCCTGACCCAGACTGACCACCACAGCGACCAGCCCAATGCAACTGAACCCCAGGAGCAACATTCCCACGAGGGAGATCCTCTTGAGTCCTGCCAGCGGATAGTCCCCAGCAACACAGACTTTGCCTTTCGGTTTTACAGGCAAGCAACCACCCAAGAACCTGgcaagaacattttcttttccccagtcagcatctctgctgcctttgcccTTCTGGCCCTGGGCTCCAGAGCCACCAGCCAGGCTCAGGTGCTGGAAGGACTGGCCTTTAACCTCACCAACACTCGGGAGGAGGAGATACATGATGGCTTTCGTCATCTCCTTCTCTTGCTGAACCGCCCTGGCAACCAGGTGCAGCTGAGTATGGGGAACACCCTGTTCATGGACAATCACCTGAAGccactgaaaacatttctgaaggaCATCAAAAAACTGTACAGAGGAAATGTTGTTTCTAGTAACTTCCAGAATTCCACTGAAGCTAAAAAAGAGATCAATGACCATGTAAAGAATGAAACCCATGGGAATATAAAGCAAATACTTAAAGAACTTGATCCAAACACCCTAATGGTAATTGTTAACTATATTTACTTCAAAG CCTACTGGGAAAATCCTTTCAGTATTAgggggacccacaaggattatttCCATGTGAATGCGAAGACCTCAGTTGAAGTGAAGATGATGACTCGAGATGGATTTTATAAAGCATACTCTGACAGGAAGTTGTCTTGCAAGGTGGTGCAGATTCCTTACAAGGGAGATGTTGCAGCACTGTTTATCCTGCCcaatgaaggaaaaatgaaacagttgGAACGTGGCCTGACAAAAGACACAGTGTCTAAATGGGAAAAATCACTTCAAAGACG GAGGATAGAAGTGCACATTCCAAAACTATCAGTTTCGGGCACCTATGACTTAAAGAAGTTCTTAATGAATCTGGGTGTAATTGATGTGTTTTCTGATCAGGCTGATCTGTCTGGAATCACAGGAAACCTTGATGCGAAGGTTTCAAAA GCTGCTCACAAGGCCCTGTTGAAGATTCATGAGAATGGCACAGAGGCTGCGGCAGTCACTGGCATagattttcttcctcattctgTTCCTCCTATTGTTAAGTTCAACCGTCCATTTTTGCTGTTGATTGTTGATCAATATACCCAGAGTATCCTCTTCATGGGAAAAATTGTAAATCCAACTGAAAAATGA